A genomic stretch from Malus domestica chromosome 15, GDT2T_hap1 includes:
- the LOC139192494 gene encoding F-box protein CPR1-like, whose protein sequence is MKMGQDMLVKILLTLPPKTLMRFKCVSKWWFALINNPGFVSKHLSNSANNNLTTIHVFLARLVVQRQHEEEEEEENPKCNSTTKKEETQELLSILGFCKDDDNTDDEHSNSCSLVGVQDIIIPQSFIQKIGVPEQPFGILGHCNGIVLLSSDSSLVLCNPGIGEFNRIPDEPCLPMWPLDQPDDHDGQEHMETGFHIGFGYDPVSNECKVVTFTNYFEEVDEDCRRFLSRHKAVVYTTGCDFWEELNTDSLETETTLFWPEYFQMPFKGMCYWLGYEQDKELFPFDAVEHRFRANGGLIISFDTSREVFHGIPFPSELQPLNRSNHLYMKLTVWNESVAFFALGVNDRRYPEPYEMWVMDDDFKGAWTKHFTIEGTDDQIRRSSPVALWGDECLMVDNDGHVVFFNLCTKKLKHTPIETVDNNIVVYVNSIVSVMGRSHKLKSIENTCSDKDEDAMVAVDGKRESCRRLYSYSVWAIPPADVSRRIKKLMESLEAEFGGPEIEPHIPILGSIQMMSREDALNKFRFAPMDDIVAKVDRVITKNYYYQCVSLLMDRKLFENAQRWSYHFGFYNSSMPYLSLLYGKLTEEERKKAGEIVNILDESITGLTFPITHFALYEIDNDDRSLKSWTKIAEIGR, encoded by the exons ATGAAAATGGGACAAGATATGTTGGTGAAAATCTTGCTAACTCTGCCCCCCAAAACTCTGATGCGATTCAAATGTGTCTCTAAATGGTGGTTTGCTCTCATCAACAATCCGGGTTTCGTGTCAAAGCACCTCTCCAACTCTGCAAACAACAATCTCACCACTATCCACGTCTTTTTGGCACGATTAGTAGTGCAGCGGCAacatgaggaggaggaggaggaggagaaccCCAAGTGTAACAGCACCACTAAGAAGGAGGAGACTCAAGAATTATTATCAattcttgggttttgcaaagaTGACGATAATACTGATGACGAGCATAGCAATAGCTGCTCTCTTGTTGGTGTCCAGGACATCATTATTCCTCAATCTTTTATTCAAAAGATCGGAGTCCCGGAACAACCATTTGGTATCCTAGGCCACTGCAATGGCATTGTTTTACTATCTAGTGACAGTAGCCTAGTTTTATGCAATCCCGGAATTGGGGAATTCAATCGTATTCCCGATGAGCCATGCCTTCCAATGTGGCCCTTGGACCAGCCGGATGATCACGATGGGCAAGAACATATGGAAACTGGTTTTCATATTGGATTTGGCTATGATCCCGTGTCTAATGAGTGCAAAGTTGTGACCTTTACTAATTATTTTGAAGAGGTAGATGAAGACTGCAGGAGATTTCTTAGTCGGCACAAAGCAGTAGTATACACCACGGGTTGTGATTTTTGGGAAGAGCTCAACACAGATTCTTTAGAAACCGAAACTACTTTGTTTTGGCCTGAGTATTTCCAGATGCCTTTCAAGGGAATGTGTTATTGGCTGGGATATGAGCAAGATAAGGAATTATTTCCATTTGACGCAGTTGAGCATCGATTCCGTGCGAATGGGGGATTGATCATTTCCTTCGATACAAGTCGTGAGGTATTTCACGGTATACCCTTTCCATCTGAGCTCCAACCGTTAAACCGGTCGAATCACCTTTATATGAAGCTTACTGTTTGGAATGAATCAGTTGCTTTTTTTGCCCTTGGTGTGAACGATCGTCGATATCCTGAACCTTATGAAATGTGGGTGATGGATGATGACTTTAAAGGTGCTTGGACAAAACACTTTACTATTGAGGGCACAGATGATCAGATACGTAGGTCTAGTCCTGTGGCGTTGTGGGGCGATGAGTGTCTTATGGTTGACAATGATGGGCACGTAGTTTTCTTTAATCTTTGTACCAAAAAGCTTAAGCATACTCCCATTGAAACAGTAGATAATAATATTGTTGTTTATGTGAATAGCATAGTTTCGGTCATGGGACGCAGCCACAAGCTTAAGAGCATAGAGAATACTTGCTCAGATAAAGATGAAGATGCGATGGTGGCGGTAGACGGGAAAAGGGAAAGCTGCCGGAGGTTGTACTCATATTCGGTTTGGGCCATTCCACCGGCTGATGTTTCCCGTAGAATCAAGAAGCTGATGGAGAGCCTCGAGGCAGAGTTTGGTGGGCCGGAGATTGAACCTCACATCCCCATCTTGGGATCTATCCAGATGATGAGTCGTGAGGATGCCCTTAACAAGTTTAGATTTGCTCCTATGGATGACATCGTTGCTAAAGTTGATCGGGTGATTACTAAGAATTACTATTACCAGTGTGTTTCACTATTGATGGATCGAAAG TTATTTGAAAATGCCCAACGTTGGAGCTACCATTTCGGTTTCTACAACA GTTCTATGCCATATTTGAGTCTCCTCTACGGGAAGTTGacggaagaagaaaggaaaaaagctGGAGAAATTGTTAATATTCTCGATGAGAGCATTACAGGCTTAACCTTCCCCATAACTCACTTTGCATTGTATGAAATTGACAACGATGACAGATCTCTGAAATCTTGGACCAAGATTGCTGAAATCGGTCGTTAG